A section of the Sedimentisphaera cyanobacteriorum genome encodes:
- a CDS encoding glycoside hydrolase family 2 — MRRFVISAFILSFCIAGFAAEDWQNQKVFSVNKEAPHSTMTPFKNRYEAMYMSPEKAVYTKSLNGLWRFKWSGNPSERPKEFYKLPYDASGWDFINVPSNWQLEGYGTPLYSNVTYPFKKNPPYVMGEPDKKYTNYENRNPVGSYRRTFTVPEGWQNRKIEVCFDGVDSAFYLWVNGEKIGYSQGSRTPAEFDITKHLQAGENVIAAEVYRYCDGSYLEDQDFWRLSGIFRDVTLYSVPLVHISDFWAKPELCEEYKDATLNVSVDVANELGRKAEKATVTPMLFDENGEMIWSASLTAENITKNGTYLSFTGELENPAKWSAETPNLYNLIIELEDENGKAVQAVRCNVGFREVEIKDGQLCVNGQPIYVKGVNRHEHDPHTGHYVSEESMIQDIKLMKQYNINTVRTSHYPTRPRWYELCDEYGLYVIDEANIESHGMHYGKDSLAKDPSWGPAHMDRIKSVVERDKNHPSIIIWSMGNEAGDGINFEKASAWIKQRDDSRPIHYEQAHQKPHTDIVCPMYSRIHQLKEYAENNDDRPLIMCEYAHAMGNSVGNLQDYWDTIESYDVLQGGSIWDWVDQGLYKETEDGEPFWAYGGDYGDYPNDQNFCCNGLVLPDRKPHPHVFEVKKVYQNIKVKEKDADKGIFTVHNKYFFRNLADFVNAGFTVTEDGKKIAGGEIELKDIPAQSSADIALPLKKIKMAPAKEYMVKISFTLKKDMSWADKGYEIAWDQFSLKSGSYRAQDPEQFPEIEMAETDKEIHFSSDKFKAVFSKQTGSLTEYIAGGMKVLQGALEPNFWRVPTDNDGGCNAGGSKMPERLGIWKDAGKNRELESITYAKLSETKFRVSADWNLPVKNIKLSARYFIYGSGDIIVDANLSRSNQNIPNIPRIGMQVKVKDCLENMTWYGRGPWETYWDRKTGMPIGIHTQNAAEPWHEYIRPQENGNKTDVRWAALTNKNGKGIMVLGMPELSVSAWRYSMQDLADASEEGHPYALPDRDFITLNIDYKQMGVGGDNSWGARTHPEYTMPGGNGYSYRFCIRPFKASKKFFSSEFDVNSFIKASQTLPEGSK, encoded by the coding sequence ATGAGACGGTTTGTCATATCCGCATTTATCCTTTCTTTTTGCATTGCAGGGTTTGCCGCTGAAGACTGGCAGAATCAGAAGGTTTTCTCGGTAAACAAAGAAGCCCCCCATTCCACGATGACCCCATTCAAAAACCGCTACGAGGCGATGTATATGAGCCCGGAAAAGGCCGTTTACACCAAATCGCTCAACGGGTTATGGAGGTTCAAATGGTCTGGAAATCCATCCGAAAGACCTAAAGAATTCTACAAGCTGCCATACGACGCAAGCGGCTGGGATTTTATCAATGTGCCTTCAAACTGGCAGCTCGAGGGCTACGGAACTCCCCTTTATTCCAACGTAACATATCCTTTCAAGAAGAACCCGCCTTACGTAATGGGAGAGCCGGACAAGAAATACACAAACTACGAAAACAGAAACCCTGTGGGCTCATACAGAAGGACTTTTACCGTCCCGGAAGGCTGGCAGAACAGAAAAATAGAAGTCTGCTTTGACGGCGTTGATTCAGCGTTTTATCTCTGGGTAAACGGCGAGAAAATCGGCTACAGCCAAGGCAGCAGAACGCCGGCAGAGTTTGACATTACCAAACACCTTCAGGCAGGCGAGAACGTTATCGCAGCGGAGGTTTACCGCTACTGCGACGGGTCTTACCTCGAGGATCAGGATTTCTGGCGTTTGAGCGGCATCTTCCGCGATGTAACGCTGTATTCTGTGCCTCTGGTGCATATCAGCGATTTCTGGGCAAAGCCCGAGCTCTGCGAAGAATACAAAGACGCTACGCTTAATGTAAGCGTTGATGTGGCAAATGAGCTGGGCAGAAAAGCCGAAAAAGCCACAGTAACCCCGATGCTCTTCGACGAAAACGGAGAGATGATATGGTCTGCAAGCCTTACCGCAGAAAATATCACCAAAAACGGAACGTATCTTAGCTTCACAGGCGAGCTGGAGAATCCCGCGAAATGGTCAGCAGAAACTCCAAACCTCTACAATCTCATAATTGAGCTGGAAGACGAAAACGGCAAAGCAGTTCAGGCTGTCCGCTGCAATGTGGGCTTCCGCGAGGTTGAAATCAAAGACGGCCAGCTCTGCGTGAACGGCCAGCCGATATACGTCAAAGGCGTAAACCGCCACGAACACGACCCGCATACAGGCCATTACGTGAGCGAAGAGTCTATGATTCAGGACATCAAGCTTATGAAGCAGTACAACATAAACACTGTACGCACAAGCCATTACCCCACTCGCCCTCGCTGGTACGAGCTCTGCGACGAATACGGGCTGTATGTAATAGATGAGGCCAATATCGAATCGCACGGTATGCATTACGGCAAAGACTCCCTCGCAAAAGACCCAAGCTGGGGTCCTGCCCATATGGACAGGATCAAGAGCGTAGTAGAGCGGGATAAAAACCACCCGAGCATTATTATATGGTCTATGGGCAACGAAGCCGGCGACGGAATAAACTTCGAAAAGGCAAGCGCATGGATAAAGCAGCGTGATGATTCAAGGCCGATACATTACGAACAGGCGCATCAGAAGCCGCATACCGATATCGTTTGCCCGATGTATTCAAGAATACACCAGCTGAAAGAATATGCAGAAAACAACGACGACCGCCCCCTGATTATGTGTGAATATGCCCATGCAATGGGCAACAGCGTTGGAAACCTGCAAGACTACTGGGACACAATCGAGAGCTACGATGTGCTTCAGGGAGGTTCAATCTGGGACTGGGTTGACCAGGGGCTCTACAAAGAAACCGAAGACGGCGAGCCTTTCTGGGCCTACGGCGGCGACTACGGCGACTACCCCAACGATCAGAATTTCTGCTGCAACGGCCTCGTTCTCCCGGACAGAAAGCCTCACCCGCACGTATTCGAGGTGAAAAAGGTTTACCAGAATATCAAGGTGAAAGAGAAGGACGCAGACAAGGGCATTTTCACCGTTCACAACAAATACTTCTTCCGCAACCTTGCTGATTTTGTGAACGCTGGATTCACCGTTACCGAAGACGGCAAAAAGATTGCAGGCGGCGAAATAGAGCTTAAAGACATCCCCGCTCAGAGCAGTGCAGATATAGCCCTGCCTCTAAAGAAAATCAAAATGGCTCCCGCTAAAGAATATATGGTGAAGATCAGCTTCACTCTCAAGAAAGATATGAGCTGGGCAGATAAGGGCTATGAAATCGCCTGGGATCAGTTCAGCCTGAAGAGCGGAAGCTATAGGGCACAAGACCCGGAGCAGTTCCCGGAAATCGAAATGGCAGAAACCGACAAGGAGATTCATTTCTCATCAGATAAGTTCAAGGCGGTATTCTCCAAGCAGACCGGCTCTCTCACCGAATACATCGCAGGCGGTATGAAAGTGCTCCAAGGCGCGCTTGAGCCGAATTTCTGGAGAGTTCCAACGGATAACGACGGCGGCTGCAACGCAGGCGGAAGCAAGATGCCCGAGAGGCTCGGAATTTGGAAAGACGCAGGCAAAAACCGCGAGCTCGAGTCTATAACATACGCCAAACTCTCCGAGACCAAGTTTAGAGTGTCTGCGGACTGGAATCTGCCCGTTAAGAATATCAAGCTCTCTGCGAGATACTTCATCTACGGCAGCGGCGATATAATCGTGGATGCAAACCTTTCACGCAGCAATCAGAACATCCCGAATATACCGAGAATCGGTATGCAGGTGAAGGTTAAAGACTGCCTTGAGAATATGACGTGGTACGGACGAGGGCCGTGGGAAACCTATTGGGACAGGAAAACCGGTATGCCAATCGGAATACATACACAAAACGCTGCCGAGCCGTGGCACGAATATATCCGTCCGCAGGAAAACGGCAACAAAACTGACGTTCGCTGGGCTGCCCTGACAAACAAAAACGGCAAGGGGATTATGGTGCTCGGAATGCCCGAACTGAGCGTAAGCGCTTGGCGGTATTCCATGCAGGACCTCGCAGATGCATCCGAAGAAGGGCATCCGTATGCCCTGCCGGACAGAGACTTCATCACGCTCAACATAGACTACAAACAGATGGGCGTTGGCGGAGACAACAGCTGGGGCGCAAGGACACATCCGGAATACACCATGCCGGGAGGCAATGGGTATTCGTACCGCTTCTGCATTAGGCCTTTCAAGGCATCAAAGAAATTCTTCAGCAGCGAATTCGATGTTAATTCTTTCATAAAGGCATCTCAAACACTGCCTGAGGGAAGCAAGTAA
- the gltX gene encoding glutamate--tRNA ligase, with amino-acid sequence MTVTRFAPSPTGYLHIGGARTALFNWLYARKTGGKFILRIEDTDQKRNTSTAMKQVLEDLRWLGIDWDEGPEAGGENGPYLQSERMDIYQKHLARLLETGKAYYCFETSEELAEMREKAEKDSGGFIYKTPEKLPTEEDAEKARQQGRPVTVRFAVPQDKKIVFEDRVRGTVSVNPSEISDFIIRKSDGFPTYHFAVVVDDALMGVSHIIRGQEHLMNTPGHILLQEALGFDRPEYAHISLTVSDTGGKLSKRERPNALRKAVKASEKSKAEIAAAGGISEEELERFLKKKAVPDEDAVNQIADFLGVKLPEINVRDFVKSGYTPEAVLNFVALLGWNPGGDKEIMSKEEIKDAFTLNKLGRANSFFDRDKLVSFNTEHINRTDSKTLLRHFKTFLEKNSSPLLEKEDWLLEKAVDLSRGAKTFRDVLDKCRLFFIDKNEIQYDPKAVKKVIAKNDWQGLGVLRDMRGLLEALEPFTADKIECALRDYGEKNELGLGNIAQPLRAALSGGTVSPAIFDSIEVLGKSAVLERIDKAIAELEDYQL; translated from the coding sequence ATGACAGTTACAAGATTCGCCCCCTCTCCAACGGGCTACTTACATATAGGCGGAGCGAGAACCGCTCTTTTCAATTGGCTCTACGCACGAAAGACAGGCGGAAAATTTATCCTCCGCATAGAAGATACCGATCAGAAACGCAATACCTCGACAGCTATGAAGCAGGTTCTCGAAGACCTCCGCTGGCTTGGTATAGACTGGGACGAAGGCCCCGAAGCGGGCGGTGAAAACGGGCCTTACCTCCAGAGCGAGCGTATGGATATATACCAGAAACACCTTGCCCGTCTTCTGGAAACTGGAAAGGCCTACTACTGCTTTGAAACCTCTGAAGAGCTCGCAGAAATGCGGGAGAAGGCTGAGAAAGACAGCGGCGGGTTTATATACAAAACCCCCGAGAAACTGCCAACCGAAGAGGATGCTGAAAAGGCGCGCCAGCAGGGAAGGCCCGTTACTGTGCGGTTTGCTGTCCCGCAGGATAAAAAGATCGTGTTTGAAGACAGGGTGCGCGGAACAGTGTCTGTTAATCCCTCGGAGATATCAGATTTCATAATCCGCAAATCCGACGGTTTCCCCACCTATCACTTTGCTGTTGTGGTTGATGATGCGCTTATGGGAGTAAGCCATATTATCCGAGGGCAGGAACACCTTATGAACACCCCAGGGCATATCCTCCTGCAGGAGGCTCTCGGCTTTGACAGGCCGGAGTATGCCCATATCTCCCTCACCGTAAGCGATACCGGCGGGAAGCTCAGCAAGCGGGAGAGGCCGAACGCACTTCGGAAAGCTGTTAAAGCGAGCGAAAAAAGCAAAGCAGAGATTGCCGCTGCCGGCGGGATAAGCGAAGAAGAACTTGAGAGATTCCTCAAGAAGAAGGCCGTGCCCGATGAGGATGCTGTAAACCAGATTGCAGATTTCCTCGGCGTTAAGCTGCCGGAGATTAACGTGCGTGATTTTGTGAAAAGCGGATACACGCCTGAGGCTGTGCTCAATTTTGTTGCTCTTCTGGGCTGGAATCCTGGCGGTGATAAGGAGATTATGAGCAAAGAGGAAATAAAAGACGCCTTCACGCTCAATAAGCTCGGCAGGGCAAACAGCTTCTTCGACAGAGACAAGCTTGTATCCTTCAACACAGAGCACATAAATCGCACAGACAGCAAGACCCTGCTCAGGCACTTCAAAACTTTCCTCGAGAAAAATTCAAGCCCCCTGCTGGAAAAGGAAGACTGGCTGCTGGAAAAGGCGGTTGATCTGAGCAGAGGAGCGAAAACATTCAGAGACGTTCTCGACAAATGCAGGCTCTTTTTTATTGATAAAAATGAAATCCAATACGACCCCAAAGCCGTTAAGAAGGTGATAGCGAAAAACGACTGGCAGGGGCTTGGCGTTTTGCGAGATATGCGCGGGCTGCTTGAAGCTTTAGAGCCGTTCACTGCGGATAAGATCGAATGCGCACTCCGCGATTACGGCGAGAAAAATGAGCTTGGGCTCGGGAACATTGCCCAGCCTCTGAGGGCTGCCCTATCCGGCGGGACCGTCAGCCCTGCAATATTCGATTCGATCGAGGTGCTCGGGAAATCTGCCGTTCTGGAGAGGATAGACAAGGCAATTGCAGAGCTTGAAGATTATCAGCTCTGA
- a CDS encoding CerR family C-terminal domain-containing protein produces MSKDHKEVKERLIEAGMEEFSEKGYRNATIARICSQADVNIASVNYYFGSKDRLYQEVWRRAFVIALEKYPLHGGLGEDAPAEEQLRAFIQAKVYQLLNPGKLGAAGKILSNELSQETEILKEIKHEVILPMAELLESIVRKILGSNANESQVKLCAMSIINQCIVLGVMNAKGAFGPKNIFSGVIPDSQNREEGLEKIAEHIYQFSLAGIRKIAENCPEHKD; encoded by the coding sequence ATGTCTAAGGATCATAAAGAGGTTAAAGAAAGGCTGATAGAGGCCGGAATGGAAGAGTTTTCCGAAAAAGGGTATCGCAACGCCACTATAGCCCGGATATGCAGCCAGGCGGATGTGAATATAGCTTCGGTAAACTATTATTTCGGCTCTAAAGACCGCCTTTATCAGGAGGTTTGGCGGAGGGCTTTCGTAATAGCCCTTGAGAAATACCCCCTCCACGGCGGTCTCGGCGAGGACGCCCCTGCCGAGGAGCAGCTCCGGGCATTTATTCAGGCAAAGGTTTATCAGCTGCTAAACCCGGGCAAACTCGGGGCTGCGGGAAAGATACTCTCAAACGAGCTCAGCCAGGAAACCGAAATCCTGAAAGAAATAAAGCACGAAGTAATCCTGCCCATGGCAGAGCTGCTTGAAAGCATAGTACGCAAAATTCTTGGCTCAAATGCCAATGAGAGTCAAGTTAAGCTCTGCGCAATGAGTATAATCAATCAATGTATAGTTCTTGGCGTAATGAATGCAAAAGGGGCTTTCGGCCCTAAAAACATATTCTCCGGTGTAATACCAGACTCCCAAAACCGTGAGGAAGGGCTTGAGAAAATTGCCGAACATATTTACCAGTTTTCCCTTGCCGGCATAAGAAAGATTGCAGAAAATTGCCCAGAGCATAAAGATTAG
- a CDS encoding glycoside hydrolase family protein, whose protein sequence is MFKSAAKVFPVICMCVFLAAAGAAGAEFSIEPIPAEAKENFLKSKTAKNVIANDKYYVWGLSVAKWKDGRYHAYYNRWPKSRGFGAWLHSSEIVHAVAEKPEGPFETKNVVLKSRKSSGWGLVNSSNPYVCLANGKICLYYISNDISEIKAGVEESEILSQSWLSQNGKTVRNTQRIGVAIADRPEGPFRRSEFPAVVPHGNFKNIAVNPAVIYQDGSYMMIMKGDDARREGWFRIQLIGESETPEGPFKFDQKPVFAKRQTEDACIWYDKGLEEYFMVCHVLGGNDLRCFKSSDKKNWEPNSQPVFTEKHIKLDNGKIWNPRRMERPFVLTDSQGNPVMAYFSVLYEGRSGNVAVPVTKE, encoded by the coding sequence ATGTTCAAATCAGCAGCAAAAGTCTTTCCGGTTATCTGTATGTGCGTTTTTTTGGCTGCGGCGGGAGCTGCGGGCGCAGAATTCAGTATTGAGCCGATACCGGCAGAGGCGAAGGAGAATTTCCTAAAAAGCAAAACAGCGAAAAACGTTATCGCTAATGATAAATATTACGTTTGGGGGCTCAGCGTTGCTAAATGGAAAGACGGCAGATATCACGCTTACTACAATCGCTGGCCAAAATCAAGGGGTTTCGGTGCATGGCTTCACAGCAGTGAAATAGTCCATGCAGTTGCCGAGAAACCAGAAGGACCGTTCGAAACTAAAAACGTGGTATTAAAGAGCCGCAAATCCAGCGGATGGGGGCTTGTGAATTCCTCGAATCCATACGTATGTCTTGCGAATGGGAAAATCTGCCTGTACTATATTTCGAATGACATTTCAGAGATAAAAGCCGGCGTTGAAGAGTCTGAGATTTTAAGCCAGAGCTGGCTCAGCCAAAACGGCAAGACAGTAAGAAACACCCAGCGGATAGGCGTTGCAATTGCAGACAGGCCTGAAGGGCCGTTCCGCCGCAGTGAATTTCCTGCTGTTGTTCCGCACGGGAATTTCAAAAATATAGCGGTTAATCCTGCGGTTATTTATCAGGACGGCAGTTATATGATGATTATGAAAGGCGATGATGCCCGAAGAGAGGGCTGGTTTAGAATACAGCTTATCGGAGAATCCGAGACTCCCGAAGGACCGTTTAAGTTTGACCAGAAGCCGGTTTTCGCTAAACGGCAGACAGAAGATGCGTGTATATGGTATGATAAAGGCCTTGAGGAATACTTTATGGTATGCCATGTTTTGGGAGGCAATGATCTTCGGTGTTTCAAGTCCTCAGACAAGAAAAACTGGGAACCGAATTCACAGCCCGTTTTTACGGAAAAACACATCAAACTTGATAACGGAAAAATCTGGAATCCAAGACGTATGGAAAGACCGTTTGTTCTTACAGATTCGCAGGGCAATCCCGTGATGGCGTATTTTTCGGTATTATATGAAGGCAGAAGCGGGAATGTTGCCGTGCCAGTAACGAAGGAATAG
- a CDS encoding IS1634 family transposase — MFIRVKTSKNSPKQSVQIVESYRNEKNQPRQRIVRHLGTAFTEEELKRLKDFAEFEKAKLEAEKTPALFKPEHLAEAAIVARKNIDDKPLRVNLKNLREQARITTGIHEVFGSIYNELGFNNLFDRRKESAGKNLRHITMARLANPVSKRSSVQDLSKDFGINLSLDSVYRMMDNITDDIISKAQNCAHSAAKGLLGEEISLLFYDCTTLYFESFTEDELKKNGYSKDMKFNQPQVVLGLLSTSEGLPVGYEVFPGNQYEGHTLHTVIPKIKEKYNLKRVIFTADSAMLSKANLDYLEKQGVEYIVAARLKSLTDKWKAKVTESNAPLRSFDYGKDTRLIVTYSDKLAKKNKHDRDEAIRKLQEKLEKSSNPKSLISNYGYKKFMRVTGDIDCRIDEEKYEEAANFDGLHGVITNVKDMDDSAVVDHYRQLWLIEECFRISKHDLKIRPIYHWTPKRIKAHILICFIALTCARNLAYRVRLRFEPMSVARIVNALNHVQLSILWDKKTECRYVLPSKINEDARKLYKTVNLSTNTTPYKM; from the coding sequence ATGTTTATACGAGTAAAGACATCAAAAAACAGTCCGAAGCAGTCGGTACAGATTGTAGAGAGTTATCGCAACGAGAAGAACCAGCCTCGTCAGCGTATAGTTCGTCATCTCGGCACAGCCTTCACAGAAGAAGAGCTTAAGCGGCTCAAGGATTTTGCCGAATTCGAGAAGGCCAAGCTTGAGGCCGAGAAAACGCCGGCACTTTTCAAGCCTGAGCATCTTGCAGAAGCTGCAATAGTTGCCCGCAAAAACATTGATGATAAGCCTTTGCGGGTCAATCTAAAGAATCTCAGGGAACAGGCACGCATAACTACAGGCATCCATGAGGTATTCGGCAGCATCTACAATGAGCTTGGCTTTAACAATCTTTTCGATAGACGCAAAGAGTCTGCAGGCAAAAACCTTCGTCATATCACAATGGCAAGGCTTGCAAACCCAGTGAGCAAACGCAGCAGCGTTCAGGATCTCTCCAAAGACTTCGGCATTAACCTTTCTTTAGACAGCGTTTACCGTATGATGGATAATATCACAGATGATATTATCAGCAAGGCTCAAAACTGTGCTCACAGTGCTGCTAAAGGCCTTCTCGGCGAAGAGATAAGTCTTCTTTTCTACGACTGCACCACGCTTTATTTTGAATCATTTACAGAAGATGAGCTCAAAAAGAACGGCTACAGCAAGGATATGAAGTTCAATCAGCCGCAGGTTGTCCTTGGTCTTCTGTCCACATCAGAAGGGCTTCCAGTAGGTTATGAGGTATTCCCCGGCAATCAGTATGAAGGGCATACGCTGCATACTGTAATCCCTAAGATCAAAGAGAAATACAACCTCAAGCGTGTTATCTTCACCGCAGACAGCGCAATGCTTAGCAAGGCTAATCTTGATTACCTTGAAAAGCAGGGAGTTGAGTATATTGTGGCAGCGAGGCTTAAAAGCCTCACTGATAAATGGAAAGCAAAGGTTACAGAATCCAATGCCCCGCTTAGAAGCTTTGATTACGGCAAAGATACAAGGCTTATTGTTACCTACAGCGATAAACTCGCTAAAAAGAATAAGCACGACAGGGATGAAGCTATAAGAAAGCTCCAGGAGAAGCTTGAAAAGAGCAGCAACCCCAAATCACTTATAAGCAACTACGGCTACAAGAAGTTTATGCGTGTTACCGGCGATATAGATTGCCGGATAGATGAAGAGAAATATGAAGAGGCTGCGAATTTTGATGGTCTTCACGGTGTTATAACGAATGTTAAGGATATGGATGATTCGGCTGTAGTAGATCATTACAGGCAGCTCTGGCTGATTGAAGAGTGCTTCAGGATAAGCAAGCACGATCTGAAGATACGGCCGATATACCACTGGACGCCGAAACGAATCAAAGCCCATATACTGATATGCTTTATCGCTCTAACCTGCGCGAGAAATCTGGCCTACAGGGTTCGGCTGAGATTTGAGCCGATGTCTGTGGCGAGGATTGTAAATGCCCTCAACCACGTGCAGCTGAGCATACTCTGGGATAAGAAAACAGAGTGCAGATATGTCCTGCCATCAAAGATTAACGAGGACGCAAGAAAACTCTATAAAACAGTTAATCTCAGCACCAATACAACGCCTTACAAAATGTAA
- a CDS encoding YibE/F family protein has product MKNRDLTAVIEFILCCAALLFVPTGFKTNTDRGSKHARAKVLSVDDSDLQQFSIVLTGSQRLEVEVLSGEHKGEIFQAINQLQGRMEFDEIYETGDTILIEYRYKEDSTTTYTRGHYRIHLEIVLAVMFAAFLISVAGWTGTKALLSFIFAALMIWKLLIPAMLKGWNPYPISVFTVAALTASVSFLVGGLNKRGLATFAGSFSGLVFASVLAVVFTNLFSVDGAVRPFAESLLYAGFPELDLNAIFTCGIFIACSGAVMDLAMDISSAMHEIKHKRPDIHFTEHIISGMRVGRNVIGTMTTTLLLAYSGGYTTMLMYYMGQGTPLIEFFNLKLVSAEILNVLVGSFGLVAVAPFTAVVAGLLFKTDKPKPQME; this is encoded by the coding sequence ATGAAAAATAGAGACTTAACTGCCGTAATAGAATTCATCCTGTGCTGCGCAGCTTTGCTTTTTGTGCCCACAGGCTTCAAAACCAACACAGACCGCGGCTCAAAGCATGCCAGGGCAAAGGTGCTTTCCGTTGACGACAGCGATCTCCAGCAGTTCTCAATCGTGCTCACCGGAAGCCAGCGGCTTGAGGTGGAAGTGCTCTCAGGGGAGCATAAGGGAGAGATATTTCAGGCAATAAATCAGCTTCAGGGCAGGATGGAGTTTGATGAGATATACGAAACAGGCGATACAATCCTCATCGAATACCGCTACAAAGAAGACTCCACCACCACCTACACCCGCGGGCACTACCGCATTCATTTGGAAATCGTGCTTGCTGTGATGTTTGCTGCTTTTCTGATTTCCGTTGCAGGCTGGACGGGCACAAAGGCTTTGCTGTCGTTTATATTTGCTGCCCTTATGATATGGAAGCTGCTTATCCCCGCCATGCTCAAGGGCTGGAATCCATACCCGATTTCCGTGTTTACAGTGGCAGCTCTTACAGCCTCGGTGAGCTTCCTCGTGGGCGGGCTGAACAAACGCGGCCTTGCCACATTCGCAGGCTCGTTCTCAGGGCTGGTGTTTGCAAGCGTTTTAGCGGTGGTATTCACGAATCTGTTCAGTGTGGACGGGGCGGTGCGTCCGTTTGCTGAATCGCTGCTTTATGCAGGTTTCCCGGAGCTGGATTTAAACGCCATATTCACTTGCGGAATCTTCATAGCCTGCTCCGGAGCGGTGATGGATCTGGCGATGGATATATCCTCCGCTATGCACGAGATCAAGCATAAAAGACCCGATATTCACTTCACCGAGCACATCATATCAGGTATGAGAGTGGGCAGGAATGTTATCGGAACTATGACAACAACCCTCCTGCTCGCCTATTCCGGCGGATATACAACTATGCTGATGTATTATATGGGGCAGGGAACGCCGCTGATTGAATTTTTCAACCTGAAGCTCGTTTCAGCAGAGATCCTCAACGTGCTCGTGGGCAGCTTCGGGCTTGTGGCTGTTGCCCCGTTTACCGCTGTGGTCGCAGGGCTGCTTTTCAAAACAGACAAACCCAAACCACAGATGGAGTAA
- a CDS encoding sugar ABC transporter ATP-binding protein: protein MTALLEMDNICKSFGTVQVLKNAKFDLHPSEVHILAGENGAGKSTLMKILGGILTDYSGTIRMNQDASVRFSSVQEASAHGISIIHQELSLVGSLSVYENIFLGRELHRFSWVQHEKMKKEVRKLLAELGLDINVSHSADQLPIGLQQMVEIAKALSCDSKIIVMDEPTSALTEPEVEKLFTIIAQLKQSGCGIVYISHKMEEIYQIADRITVLRDGRYIGTETAENLPSDKLVQWMVGRELNKQFARTQSAKDDVRLEAARITVPGPPENPVPVVDDVSFEVRAGEILGIAGLQGSGNSQLLHSIFGSFGKAAEGALKIDGVPKPITDPASSIQKGLALLTNDRKSTGLVIEMDILRNASLASLKKFSSKSWLHPSAERKAVSQTVQSLRLKAESLHQPVNSLSGGNQQKVVLAKWIQTEPKVLLLDEPTRGVDVGAKQEIYDLMNQWTQAGLAIVLITSELPELLAMSDRILTMHRGRVTAEFTREQATQEKILNAALGQTEELKV, encoded by the coding sequence ATGACTGCATTGCTGGAAATGGACAATATTTGCAAGTCTTTCGGGACTGTGCAAGTGTTGAAAAATGCCAAGTTCGACTTGCACCCATCGGAAGTGCATATTCTTGCAGGCGAGAATGGGGCAGGCAAAAGCACACTAATGAAAATTCTCGGCGGAATTCTTACTGATTATTCCGGCACAATACGTATGAATCAAGACGCTTCGGTGAGGTTCAGCTCGGTTCAGGAAGCCTCTGCCCACGGTATTTCAATCATCCATCAGGAATTATCCCTCGTAGGGTCGCTGAGCGTTTATGAAAACATCTTTCTCGGCAGAGAACTGCACCGTTTTTCCTGGGTGCAGCATGAAAAAATGAAGAAGGAAGTTCGCAAACTGCTTGCCGAGCTGGGGCTGGATATAAATGTCAGCCATTCGGCAGACCAGCTGCCTATAGGTCTTCAGCAAATGGTGGAAATAGCCAAAGCACTGTCCTGTGATTCCAAAATCATCGTTATGGACGAGCCGACAAGCGCCCTGACCGAGCCGGAAGTGGAAAAACTGTTCACCATTATCGCCCAGCTCAAACAGTCCGGCTGCGGGATAGTTTATATTTCGCATAAAATGGAAGAGATATATCAAATTGCAGATCGAATTACAGTACTTCGAGACGGTCGTTACATCGGCACAGAAACTGCCGAAAACCTGCCATCAGATAAATTGGTGCAATGGATGGTGGGGCGCGAGTTAAACAAGCAGTTTGCTCGCACGCAATCGGCCAAAGACGATGTTAGGCTGGAAGCAGCCAGGATTACTGTTCCTGGCCCTCCGGAAAATCCCGTACCGGTTGTGGATGATGTTTCGTTTGAGGTGCGTGCAGGGGAAATTCTGGGCATTGCAGGCTTGCAGGGATCCGGTAATTCACAGCTGCTTCACAGTATTTTCGGTTCCTTCGGAAAAGCCGCAGAGGGAGCTTTGAAAATCGACGGAGTCCCAAAACCGATTACCGATCCGGCAAGCTCTATTCAGAAAGGTTTGGCCCTGCTCACCAACGACCGAAAAAGCACGGGGCTTGTGATAGAAATGGATATCCTTCGAAATGCTTCGCTTGCCTCGCTGAAAAAGTTTTCCAGTAAGAGCTGGCTTCATCCCTCAGCAGAGCGAAAAGCTGTTTCCCAAACAGTTCAGTCTCTTCGACTGAAGGCCGAGAGCCTTCATCAGCCGGTAAATTCTCTTTCCGGCGGCAATCAGCAGAAGGTAGTGCTGGCCAAATGGATTCAGACCGAACCAAAGGTGCTTCTGCTCGACGAACCAACTAGAGGTGTGGATGTGGGGGCGAAACAGGAAATATATGATCTGATGAACCAATGGACTCAAGCAGGGCTTGCGATAGTACTGATTACATCCGAATTGCCGGAACTGCTGGCCATGAGCGATCGGATATTGACAATGCATCGCGGAAGGGTAACTGCAGAGTTTACCCGTGAACAGGCGACGCAGGAGAAGATACTTAACGCCGCTTTGGGACAAACAGAGGAACTTAAAGTATGA